The nucleotide window TTTCCGCAATCTAGAAAACCGGAGAGATCCATGAGCGCCGTCGCCGAAAACGTCACTACCGATATGCCCGCCCCCATCCATTTCACCGACAGCGCCGCGGCCAAGGTGGCGGATCTGATCGCCGAGGAGGGCAACCCCGACCTGAAGCTGCGCGTGTTCGTGCAGGGCGGCGGCTGCTCGGGCTTCCAGTACGGCTTCACGTTCGACGAAATCACCAACGACGACGACACGACCATGACCAAGAACGGCGTGTCGCTGCTCATCGACGCCATGAGCTACCAGTACCTCGTGGGCGCCGAGATCGACTACAAGGAAGATCTGCAAGGCGCGCAGTTCGTCATCAAGAACCCCAATGCCGAGACCACCTGCGGCTGCGGCTCAAGCTTCTCGGTCTGACCACGGCCCCTGGCATTCCAGGCCGCAGCGTGCCGCCCCGCCAGGGCGGCTTTTTTTTGAGGTCACGCCCACCCATGCCCACCGGAATCGAGCGTTCCCGCATGCCCCTGCTGTGGCTCGTGGCCGTGGGCTTCTTCATGCAGACGCTGGACGCCACCATCGTCAACACGGCGCTGCCCGCCATGGCGCAGAGCCTGGGCGAGAGTCCGCTGCGCATGCAGTCGGTGGTGGTGGCGTATTCGCTGGCCATGGCCATGCTGATCCCCGCATCGGGGTGGATGGCCGACCGCTTCGGGCCGCGCCGCGTCTACCTGGGGGCCATCAGCGCCTTCGTGCTCGGCTCGGTCCTGTGCGCCCTGTCGCCGCGCCTGGACCTGCTGGTGGCCGCGCGGGTGCTGCAGGGCTGGGGCGGGGCCCTGCTGCTGCCGGTCGGTCGCCTGGTGGTGCTGCGCACTTTCCCGCGCGACCAGTTCCTGCACGCCATGGGCTTCGTGACCATTCCCGGCCTGGTCGGGCCGCTCATCGGCCCGACGCTGGGCGGCTGGCTGGTCGAGACGGCGTCCTGGCACTGGATCTTTCTCATCAACGTCCCCGTCGGGCTGGCCGGCTGCATGGCCACGCTGCGCTTCATGCCGAAAGTGCAGGGCGCCGCCGCGGGCCGCTTCGATGCCGCGGGCTACGGCCTGCTGGCCTTTGGCATGGTCGCGCTGTCCCTGGGGCTCGACGGCCTGTCCAGCCTGGGCATGGGGCAGGCGGCGGTGCTGCTGCTCATGGTGTTCGGCCTGGCCAGCCTGGCCGCCTACTGGCTGCACGCGGCGCGCGTGCCGCAGCCGCTGTTTTCACCCCGGCTGTTCGCGCAGCCGTCGCTGCGCATCGGGCTGCTGGGCAACCTGTTCGCGCGGCTGGGCAGCGGCAGCATGCCGTTCCTGATTCCCTTGCTGCTGCAGGTGAGCATGGGCTACTCGCCGCTGCAGGCCGGCCTGATGATGCTGCCCGTGGCCGTGGCCGGCATGGGGGCCAAGCCGCTGGCCACGTGGCTCATCACCCGCCTGGGCTACCGCCGCGTGCTGGTGGGCAACACCCTGGCGGTGGGGGTTGTGATGGCCAGTTTCGCCCTCACGTCGCCAGCGCATCCGCTGGCGTTGCGCGTGGCCCAGCTGGCGTTGTTCGGCGCGGTGAATTCGCTGCAATTCACGGCCATGAACACGGTCACCCTGAAGGACCTGGCCCCCGGCATGGCCAGCAGCGGCAACAGCCTGCTTTCGATGGTGCAGATGCTGGCCATGGGCATGGGCGTGGCGGCGGCCGGGGCGGTGCTGGGGGCCTTCACGGCGCTGTGGGGCGGTGCGCCGGGGCAGACGCTGCCGGCCTTCCATGCCACCTTCGCCTGCATGGGGCTGATGACCATGGCGGCGGCGGGCATCTTCGCCCAGCTCTCGCCCGACCTGCCTGCCGATGAAGGGGCTCAGGCGGGGTAGATGGCGCCCAGGATGCGCGGGCCGGCGGCGCCTGTGACGCGCGGCAGGTTGCCGGGCAGGCCGTCCATGCAGCGCTGCGCCAGCCAGGCGAACGCCGCCGCTTCCACCTGCAGGGGCGGCAGGCCATGCCGCGCCGACGACTCCACGGCCCAGCCGGGCAGCAGCGCCGCCAGGCGCCGCATCAGGTGGCCGTTGTGCGCGCCGCCGCCGCAGACGATCAGTAGTTTGCTCTCGTTTCCGTAGCTGGTGGCGCTTGCTGCACAAGCGCTGGAGGTCAATTCGGCCAATGTCGCCTGCACGTCCGCAGGGTCCGCCGCGGGCGCGGCGTGGAGCCGTTGCTGCAGCCATTCGGGGTGGAACAGGTCGCGCCCGGTGCTCTTGGGCGGCGGCAGCGCCAGGAACGGCTCCGCCTGGAGCGCCTGCAGCAGCGCGGGCAGCACCTGCCCGCTGGCGGCCCAGGCGCCGTCGTCGTCGTAGGGGCGGCCCAGGTGCTGCTGGCACCAGTGGTCCATCAGGGCATTGCCGGGGCCGCAGTCGAAGCCCAGCACCGAGCCGTCCGCGCCCAGTACGCTCAGGTTGGCGATGCCGCCCACGTTGAGCACGCAGGCCGTGCGGCCCGGCTGGCCGAACAGGCCCCAGTGGAACGCCGGCACCAGCGGCGCGCCCTGGCCGCCCGCCGCCACGTCGCGGCTGCGGAAGTCGGCCACGGTGGTGATGCCGGTGCGTTCCGCCAGCAGGGCGGGGTTGTTGAGCTGCAGCGTGTAGCCCGTGCCGTCAAAGGCCTGCGGGCGGTGGCGCACCGTCTGCCCGTGGGCGCCGATGGCACGCACGGCCTGGGCCGGGACGCCGGTTTGCTGCAGCAGGGCTTGCACGGCCTGGGCGTAGCATCTGGCCAGCGCATTGGCCGCCAGGGCGGCGCGGTGCAGTTCGTCGGCTCCCGTGCTGTTGAGGGCCAGCAGTTCGGCGCGCAGCGGCGCCGCGAAAGGCAGCGCCACGTGGCCGAGCACGCGCCCGGGGGGCGTGGCGAAGTCGGCCAGCACGGCGTCCACGCCATCGAGCGAAGTGCCCGACATCAGGCCGATGTAGAGCGCGCTCACGGCGGCAGGGTCAGTTCGCGCTGGCTTGCTGCAGGGTGTCAGCGGCGGCAAGCTGGCTGCGCATCATGGCGGCCAGGCGCTCGAATGCGGGGCGCGCCGCGGCGGAGACCGGCGCCGCGGCCTCGCTCTGGCGGGCGATGGTCATCGGGTCCTGCTGCTGGCCGTTCACGCGGAACTCGAAGTGCAGGTGCGGCCCAGTGGCCCAGCCCGTGGCGCCGACGGCGCCCAGGGTGTCGCCCTGCGTGACCGGCTGGCCCTTGTGCACGTCCATGCGGCTGAGGTGGGCGTACACCGTTTCGTGGCCGTTGCCGTGCTTCACGAACACCACGTTGCCGTAGCCGTTCTGCACGCCCGCGAATTCGACCACGCCGTCGCCCACCGTGCGCACCGGCGTGCCCGTGGGCGCGGCGAAGTCCGTGCCCAGGTGGGCGCGCCAGGATTTCTGGATCGGGTGGAAGCGCATGGCGAAGCCGCTGGAGATGCGCGTGAACGCCACGGGCGAGCTGAGGTAGGCGCGCGCCATGCTCTGGCCATCGGGCAGGTAGTAGGCGCCCCGGGCCTTGGGCGACTCCTGGAACCAGACGGCTTGGTGTGTCTTGCCGTTGTTGCGGAACTCGGCGCTGAGCACGCGGCCGCTGCGCAGCGGCTCGCCGTCGGCCTCCAGTGTTTCGTAGACGACCGAGAAGCGGTCGTCCTTGCGCAGCGCGCGGCGGAAGTCGATGTTGCCCGAGAAGATGTCGGCGAGCTGCGTGGCCACGCCGTCGGGGATGTTGGCCTCGTCGGTGGCGGCGAACAGCGAGCTGCGGATCACGCCGCCCGCCAGGCGGCTGCCCAACTGCAGCGGGGCGGTGTCGATGCGCGAGCCCCAGGCGCCGTCCGCGCCGCGCTCGATCACCAGGCGCTTGAAGT belongs to Acidovorax sp. YS12 and includes:
- a CDS encoding M23 family metallopeptidase; translated protein: MTNGLTTASKALLERIARAAQQHPRRITAAIATVLLTGGGGAFAVASLGPDPADLPVSTVQYPVASLAEGQTLAALSDGMPSYALYRSDLVRASDTAESLLQRMGVADPSAAAFLRTDGLARQQLLGRTNRQVKAEATDDHRLIRLTARWAHDDSGNFKRLVIERGADGAWGSRIDTAPLQLGSRLAGGVIRSSLFAATDEANIPDGVATQLADIFSGNIDFRRALRKDDRFSVVYETLEADGEPLRSGRVLSAEFRNNGKTHQAVWFQESPKARGAYYLPDGQSMARAYLSSPVAFTRISSGFAMRFHPIQKSWRAHLGTDFAAPTGTPVRTVGDGVVEFAGVQNGYGNVVFVKHGNGHETVYAHLSRMDVHKGQPVTQGDTLGAVGATGWATGPHLHFEFRVNGQQQDPMTIARQSEAAAPVSAAARPAFERLAAMMRSQLAAADTLQQASAN
- a CDS encoding anhydro-N-acetylmuramic acid kinase encodes the protein MSALYIGLMSGTSLDGVDAVLADFATPPGRVLGHVALPFAAPLRAELLALNSTGADELHRAALAANALARCYAQAVQALLQQTGVPAQAVRAIGAHGQTVRHRPQAFDGTGYTLQLNNPALLAERTGITTVADFRSRDVAAGGQGAPLVPAFHWGLFGQPGRTACVLNVGGIANLSVLGADGSVLGFDCGPGNALMDHWCQQHLGRPYDDDGAWAASGQVLPALLQALQAEPFLALPPPKSTGRDLFHPEWLQQRLHAAPAADPADVQATLAELTSSACAASATSYGNESKLLIVCGGGAHNGHLMRRLAALLPGWAVESSARHGLPPLQVEAAAFAWLAQRCMDGLPGNLPRVTGAAGPRILGAIYPA
- the mdtD gene encoding multidrug transporter subunit MdtD, with the protein product MPTGIERSRMPLLWLVAVGFFMQTLDATIVNTALPAMAQSLGESPLRMQSVVVAYSLAMAMLIPASGWMADRFGPRRVYLGAISAFVLGSVLCALSPRLDLLVAARVLQGWGGALLLPVGRLVVLRTFPRDQFLHAMGFVTIPGLVGPLIGPTLGGWLVETASWHWIFLINVPVGLAGCMATLRFMPKVQGAAAGRFDAAGYGLLAFGMVALSLGLDGLSSLGMGQAAVLLLMVFGLASLAAYWLHAARVPQPLFSPRLFAQPSLRIGLLGNLFARLGSGSMPFLIPLLLQVSMGYSPLQAGLMMLPVAVAGMGAKPLATWLITRLGYRRVLVGNTLAVGVVMASFALTSPAHPLALRVAQLALFGAVNSLQFTAMNTVTLKDLAPGMASSGNSLLSMVQMLAMGMGVAAAGAVLGAFTALWGGAPGQTLPAFHATFACMGLMTMAAAGIFAQLSPDLPADEGAQAG
- the erpA gene encoding iron-sulfur cluster insertion protein ErpA: MSAVAENVTTDMPAPIHFTDSAAAKVADLIAEEGNPDLKLRVFVQGGGCSGFQYGFTFDEITNDDDTTMTKNGVSLLIDAMSYQYLVGAEIDYKEDLQGAQFVIKNPNAETTCGCGSSFSV